From the genome of Ignavibacteriales bacterium, one region includes:
- a CDS encoding T9SS type A sorting domain-containing protein: MERKILFICFLIQSVILPQNNFIRQITTGDFDARNPFIYKDEFGSYPPIFFEMHKNGPSNIYQVSYNSDEQNFSDTVALTFGNHMDINPSFERNVGLIFQTDRSSNWDIAVLPDSNSTWGELRYIANTPANEELPQIIQSMYGFQDSINILYKREDEIVFTTYGTQYNNEKVLFRNNSNFYYSDFAGTMIEYWGVQDGVYAFAVKIDTAKLKSIVSRFKPAGSDWQEEVSLLDACDCSNLSSQVLGYSFWNITYEDTLDGQRKIFGIDNWAVPPFIYEIPIQHEGNLSSFDLYALLIVGKNENQKIFDPELYFPHTYLVKNNETTKVRFDLYDYGWWGLDSLHQVSITNSQLAVGPIGADNSGIVVYTVWEDSIDGHIQLFGVPTHLQYGAVKDDSYANNFVLYQNYPNPFNPSTKIEYKLFQASDVKFNVFNLLGEKVFELNYGYQTAGNYKIDFNAKNLPSGVYVYSIYTSQNRLSRKMLLMK; encoded by the coding sequence ATGGAACGTAAAATTTTATTTATTTGCTTTCTTATTCAGAGTGTTATCCTGCCACAAAATAATTTTATCAGACAAATCACAACTGGTGATTTTGATGCGAGGAATCCATTTATCTACAAAGATGAGTTTGGATCATATCCACCTATATTTTTTGAAATGCACAAGAACGGTCCCTCAAATATTTACCAGGTTAGTTATAATTCAGATGAACAGAATTTTAGTGATACTGTTGCGCTAACATTTGGTAATCATATGGATATCAATCCATCCTTTGAAAGAAATGTTGGGCTTATTTTTCAAACTGATAGAAGTAGCAATTGGGACATTGCCGTTTTACCGGACAGTAATAGTACCTGGGGTGAATTGAGGTATATAGCAAATACACCCGCAAATGAAGAACTACCTCAGATAATACAGTCCATGTATGGATTTCAAGATTCGATAAATATTCTATACAAGAGAGAGGATGAAATAGTTTTTACTACTTATGGAACCCAATACAATAATGAAAAAGTTTTATTTAGAAATAATTCTAATTTTTATTACTCAGATTTTGCCGGAACTATGATTGAATATTGGGGTGTGCAGGATGGTGTGTATGCATTTGCCGTTAAAATTGACACGGCAAAATTAAAAAGTATTGTTAGTAGGTTTAAACCTGCTGGAAGTGATTGGCAGGAAGAAGTATCATTGTTAGATGCATGCGATTGTTCTAATCTTTCCTCCCAGGTTTTAGGCTATTCCTTTTGGAACATTACTTATGAAGATACGCTGGATGGACAAAGAAAAATTTTTGGAATAGATAATTGGGCTGTACCTCCATTTATTTATGAAATTCCCATACAGCACGAGGGAAACCTTTCTTCATTTGATTTATATGCATTATTGATTGTAGGTAAAAATGAGAATCAAAAAATCTTTGATCCTGAATTGTATTTCCCGCATACATATCTTGTAAAAAACAATGAAACAACAAAAGTGCGTTTTGATTTGTATGATTATGGATGGTGGGGCTTGGATAGTCTTCACCAAGTTTCAATTACAAACTCACAGCTTGCAGTTGGTCCGATCGGTGCGGATAATAGTGGAATAGTTGTTTATACAGTTTGGGAAGACAGCATTGATGGCCACATCCAATTGTTTGGGGTACCAACTCATTTGCAATATGGTGCTGTAAAAGATGATTCTTACGCAAACAATTTTGTATTGTATCAAAACTATCCCAATCCATTTAATCCGTCTACAAAAATTGAATACAAATTATTTCAAGCCTCAGATGTAAAGTTCAATGTTTTTAATTTACTTGGTGAAAAAGTTTTTGAACTAAATTATGGCTATCAAACAGCAGGTAATTATAAGATAGATTTTAATGCTAAAAATTTACCAAGTGGAGTTTATGTTTATTCTATTTATACTAGCCAGAATAGACTAAGCAGGAAAATGTTGCTGATGAAATAA
- a CDS encoding 4a-hydroxytetrahydrobiopterin dehydratase gives MSKLNQVQIRDNLTRFSGWHFENESITKQFQFKDFIEALSFVNAVGLESEKIDHHPDILMFAWNKVKITISTHSASGVTEKDFALAQKIEERKK, from the coding sequence ATGAGTAAATTAAATCAGGTTCAAATAAGGGATAATCTTACAAGATTTTCAGGCTGGCATTTTGAGAATGAATCTATCACAAAGCAATTCCAGTTTAAGGACTTTATTGAAGCTTTATCATTTGTAAATGCTGTAGGTTTGGAATCTGAAAAGATAGATCATCATCCTGATATTTTAATGTTTGCATGGAATAAAGTTAAAATAACAATATCAACACATAGTGCAAGCGGTGTAACAGAAAAAGATTTTGCGCTTGCACAAAAAATAGAGGAACGAAAAAAATGA
- a CDS encoding ATP-dependent Clp protease ATP-binding subunit: protein MDGNFSDRLQDVIRLSREEALRLGHDYIGTEHLLLGIIREGQGVAVRILRNLDSDLVKLKKAIEDTVRTSGGTLTIGNIPLTKQAEKVLKITQIESKIYKADVIGTEHLLLSLLRDEDNIATQILHQFNVTYDSARSELNSMLSAKNPKDPGQKVPLSMDKKNDKTKTPVLDNFGRDLTKLGMEDKLDPVVGREKEIERVAQILSRRKKNNPVLIGEPGVGKTAIAEGLALRIIQKKVPRTLQDKRVVTLDLAGLVAGTKYRGQFEERMKALMNELEKAEDVILFIDELHTIVGAGGASGSLDASNMFKPALARGDIQCIGATTLDEYRKFIETDGALDRRFQKVMVDPPTYDETIQILENIKFKYEEHHRVRYSSDAIQTAVKLSNRYITDRHLPDKAIDVIDEAGSRVHMGNFEVPQDILDLEEEIEGVKKDKARVVKMQDYEEAARLRDKERNLLSDLDTAKREWDTKTKDIVHDVSEDDIATVVAMMTGIPVNRIAQTESEKLLKMADALTKSIVGQDEAVQKLTKAIRRTRAGLKSPNRPIGSFIFLGPTGVGKTELCKVLARYLFDSEDALVRIDMSEYMEKFSVSRLVGAPPGYVGYEEGGQLTEKVRRKPYSVVLFDEIEKAHPDIFSLLLQVLDDGTLTDSLGRKVDFKNTIIIMTSNVGTKDIKNISKFGFGGDDKADKYSSLKDTVEEAMKRLFNPEFLNRIDDTIVFRNLDKEDIYKIIDIEIKDLLTNIKENKLTLQLDESAKEFLVNKGFDEKFGARPLRRALQKYVEDPLAEEILRGSFKEGTTIIAKHVENTEDLVYFDESLEHPDPNVQPEKTDLGEN from the coding sequence ATGGACGGAAATTTCTCAGATAGATTGCAGGATGTAATTAGACTTAGTAGAGAAGAAGCTCTTAGACTTGGACATGATTATATTGGAACCGAACATCTATTGCTTGGAATCATTCGTGAAGGACAAGGAGTTGCTGTAAGAATTTTAAGAAATCTTGATAGCGATTTAGTAAAACTTAAAAAAGCTATTGAAGATACAGTTAGAACTTCCGGCGGAACTTTAACAATTGGAAATATCCCACTTACAAAACAAGCGGAAAAAGTTCTAAAGATTACACAAATCGAATCTAAAATTTATAAAGCTGATGTTATTGGAACGGAACATCTACTTCTCTCATTACTTAGAGATGAAGATAATATTGCTACGCAAATTTTACATCAGTTTAATGTTACTTATGATTCAGCACGATCAGAACTTAATTCAATGCTGAGCGCTAAAAACCCCAAAGATCCTGGACAAAAAGTTCCTCTATCAATGGATAAAAAAAATGATAAAACCAAAACCCCTGTGTTGGATAACTTTGGTCGTGATCTTACAAAACTAGGGATGGAAGATAAGCTTGATCCGGTTGTTGGAAGAGAAAAAGAAATTGAACGCGTTGCACAAATTCTAAGCAGAAGAAAAAAGAATAATCCTGTTTTAATTGGTGAACCGGGTGTTGGTAAAACTGCAATTGCTGAAGGTTTAGCACTTCGTATCATCCAGAAAAAAGTACCAAGAACTTTGCAGGATAAACGAGTTGTTACGTTAGATCTTGCAGGACTTGTTGCAGGAACAAAATATCGCGGTCAGTTTGAAGAGAGAATGAAAGCTTTGATGAATGAACTTGAAAAAGCTGAAGATGTAATTCTTTTTATAGATGAACTTCATACAATTGTTGGTGCGGGCGGCGCAAGCGGTTCACTTGACGCTTCAAATATGTTTAAACCAGCTTTAGCTCGAGGCGATATTCAATGTATTGGTGCTACAACTTTAGATGAATACAGAAAATTTATCGAGACAGATGGAGCGCTTGATAGAAGATTCCAAAAAGTAATGGTTGATCCTCCAACGTATGATGAAACAATTCAAATACTTGAGAACATTAAATTTAAATATGAAGAGCATCATCGCGTTCGTTACTCTTCAGATGCAATTCAAACAGCAGTTAAATTGAGTAATCGATACATAACAGATCGTCATCTTCCAGATAAAGCCATCGATGTAATTGATGAAGCAGGTTCAAGAGTTCATATGGGCAACTTTGAAGTTCCACAAGATATTCTTGATCTTGAAGAAGAGATTGAAGGTGTAAAAAAAGATAAAGCGCGCGTTGTTAAAATGCAGGATTATGAGGAAGCCGCACGCTTGCGTGATAAGGAAAGAAACCTTCTTTCTGATCTTGATACTGCAAAACGAGAATGGGATACGAAAACAAAAGACATCGTGCACGATGTAAGTGAAGATGATATTGCTACTGTTGTTGCAATGATGACAGGAATTCCTGTTAATCGTATCGCTCAAACAGAATCTGAAAAATTGTTAAAAATGGCTGATGCGCTAACTAAATCGATTGTTGGCCAGGATGAAGCAGTTCAGAAACTTACAAAAGCAATTCGCAGAACTCGTGCTGGATTAAAAAGTCCAAATCGTCCTATTGGTAGTTTTATTTTCTTGGGTCCAACCGGTGTTGGTAAAACGGAATTGTGTAAAGTGCTTGCAAGGTATTTATTTGATAGCGAAGATGCGCTTGTACGAATTGATATGAGCGAGTATATGGAAAAGTTTTCTGTATCAAGATTAGTTGGAGCGCCTCCAGGATATGTAGGATATGAAGAAGGCGGACAGTTGACTGAAAAAGTTAGACGTAAACCTTATTCTGTTGTTTTGTTCGATGAAATTGAAAAAGCACACCCGGATATATTTAGTTTGCTGCTTCAGGTACTTGATGATGGTACTTTAACCGATTCTCTTGGAAGAAAAGTTGATTTCAAAAATACAATTATAATTATGACATCTAACGTTGGAACCAAGGACATAAAAAATATCAGTAAGTTCGGGTTTGGCGGAGATGACAAAGCTGATAAATATTCTAGTTTGAAAGATACAGTTGAAGAAGCGATGAAGAGATTATTTAATCCTGAATTCTTAAACAGAATTGATGATACAATTGTATTCAGAAATCTTGATAAAGAAGACATCTATAAGATTATAGATATAGAAATAAAAGATTTACTTACAAACATCAAAGAAAATAAATTAACCCTGCAGCTTGATGAAAGTGCAAAAGAATTTTTAGTTAACAAAGGATTTGATGAAAAATTTGGTGCTCGTCCATTACGCAGAGCATTACAAAAATATGTTGAAGATCCGTTAGCTGAAGAAATATTGCGTGGTTCATTTAAAGAAGGTACAACAATTATAGCCAAGCACGTAGAAAATACTGAAGACTTAGTTTACTTTGATGAATCATTAGAGCATCCCGATCCAAATGTGCAGCCGGAAAAAACTGATTTGGGTGAAAACTGA
- the floA gene encoding flotillin-like protein FloA (flotillin-like protein involved in membrane lipid rafts), producing the protein MEALTGLSIVIIIAVALFLILFLYFVPLGLFITAYFSGVKVKIVRDLVGMRLRKVPPVLIVRSMITATKAGLTIDQAKLEAHYLAGGNVTKVINALISADKANLGLTFERATAIDLAGRDVLEAVKMSVVPKVIETPLVAAVAKDGIQLKAIARVTVRANIERLVGGAGEATILARVGEGIVSTIGSSQSHKEVLENPDKISKSVLAKGLDSGTAFEILSIDIADVDIGQNIGAILQTDQAEADLKVARAKAEERRAAAVATEQENIAEVSKMKAKVVEAEAEVPRAIADAFRKGNLGVMDYYNLKNIQADTDMRTSISQPEEKKKTDG; encoded by the coding sequence ATGGAAGCATTAACAGGATTGTCAATCGTAATTATAATTGCGGTTGCATTATTCTTAATTCTCTTTCTTTATTTCGTTCCGCTTGGCTTATTTATTACTGCTTACTTCTCCGGAGTAAAAGTAAAAATAGTTAGAGACTTAGTCGGAATGAGATTAAGAAAAGTACCGCCGGTATTAATCGTTAGAAGCATGATTACAGCTACAAAAGCAGGATTAACTATTGATCAAGCAAAACTTGAAGCACATTATCTGGCGGGGGGAAATGTAACTAAGGTAATAAATGCATTAATTTCTGCTGACAAAGCAAATCTTGGTTTGACTTTTGAACGTGCTACCGCAATTGATCTTGCAGGTAGAGATGTACTTGAGGCAGTTAAAATGTCTGTAGTGCCAAAAGTAATTGAAACACCATTGGTTGCTGCGGTTGCAAAAGATGGTATTCAATTAAAGGCTATCGCAAGAGTTACTGTTCGAGCTAATATTGAAAGATTAGTGGGTGGCGCCGGAGAAGCAACTATTCTGGCAAGAGTTGGTGAAGGTATAGTGTCCACTATCGGTTCCAGTCAGTCTCACAAAGAAGTGCTGGAAAATCCTGATAAGATTTCAAAATCCGTTTTAGCAAAAGGATTAGATAGTGGAACTGCATTTGAAATACTCTCAATAGATATTGCCGATGTTGATATTGGTCAAAACATTGGTGCGATTTTACAGACTGATCAGGCAGAAGCGGATCTTAAAGTTGCAAGAGCAAAAGCTGAAGAAAGACGAGCTGCCGCAGTTGCAACTGAGCAGGAGAACATAGCAGAAGTTTCAAAGATGAAAGCAAAAGTTGTTGAAGCAGAAGCAGAGGTTCCTAGAGCAATTGCTGATGCATTTAGAAAAGGTAATCTTGGTGTAATGGATTATTATAATCTTAAAAACATTCAAGCTGATACGGATATGAGAACATCAATATCACAACCGGAAGAAAAGAAAAAAACCGATGGATGA
- a CDS encoding ATP-dependent helicase, whose amino-acid sequence MNQKKYTLKRLNQTGLVQQTDEARFTINYREELNASQFEAASAVNGCYLIIAGAGTGKTRTLVFRVARLIELGYDPNSILLLTFTRKAANEMMKRSSMLLDDRCSKIRGGTFHSFANLTLRKYAKVIGLDSSFTILDQGDSADVINLIRSQDGFITKEKRFPNKQTLNKVFSLSVNTGRKVEEIIENDYPHFIPLLDKILEIQKIFTEYKRRNNLLDYDDLLVYLREFLHKGGPAVKSLLSEIKFVMVDEYQDTNYLQSEIVKGLAQYSKNVLVVGDDSQSIYSFRGADFHNIMQFPKLFDDVKIIKLEENYRSVQSILDFANRINEAAIEKYKKDLYSRRGSGQLPNIVAASTENLQSKFIVEKILDLREEGVPLKDIAVLFRSSFFSFDLELELAKANVPFQKFGGMKFVETAHVKDVMAFLRIVVNPKDVISWYRVLLLHEGIGPKTAQRILDELATARITIKAEPDQQPGFKHRNLGRLFYLLYELQKKKLVPSEMVQKVYDYYWDLFKANYDDWNKRKKDLEIFQNIVENYTSVDSLLSDMAIEPIIESVVDINATDKEEEYVTLSTIHSAKGLEWHSVFIIHTVEGYFPSARSIESLETLEEERRLMYVASTRAKNNLFVTYPMNLYDREAGMTLSKPSRFISEITPDLAEGWLLEEDY is encoded by the coding sequence ATGAATCAGAAAAAATATACTTTAAAAAGACTTAATCAAACGGGCTTGGTTCAACAAACGGACGAAGCCCGTTTTACAATTAATTACCGCGAAGAATTAAATGCATCACAATTTGAAGCCGCTTCTGCGGTAAATGGTTGTTATCTTATAATTGCAGGTGCAGGAACTGGTAAAACTCGTACGTTAGTCTTTCGTGTTGCAAGATTAATTGAACTTGGTTATGATCCAAACTCGATTCTACTTTTAACTTTTACGCGTAAGGCTGCTAATGAAATGATGAAACGCTCATCAATGCTGCTTGATGATAGATGCTCAAAAATTCGTGGCGGCACATTTCATTCGTTTGCAAATCTTACTCTTAGAAAATATGCAAAAGTAATCGGACTTGATTCGTCCTTCACGATTCTTGATCAGGGTGATAGTGCTGATGTGATAAATCTTATTCGCTCACAGGATGGATTCATCACAAAAGAAAAAAGATTTCCCAACAAACAAACTCTCAACAAAGTTTTTAGTTTAAGTGTAAACACTGGAAGAAAAGTTGAGGAGATAATTGAAAACGATTATCCGCATTTTATTCCTTTGTTAGATAAAATCTTGGAGATTCAAAAAATATTTACAGAGTATAAACGCCGAAACAATCTTCTTGATTATGATGATCTGCTTGTTTACTTACGTGAGTTTCTCCATAAAGGCGGTCCTGCGGTAAAATCTCTTCTTTCAGAAATTAAATTTGTAATGGTTGATGAATATCAGGATACGAATTATTTGCAATCTGAAATTGTAAAAGGACTAGCACAGTATAGTAAAAACGTATTGGTGGTTGGTGATGATTCTCAGTCAATTTATTCTTTCCGCGGTGCTGATTTCCATAACATCATGCAGTTCCCAAAACTTTTTGATGATGTAAAAATTATTAAGCTTGAAGAAAATTATAGGAGTGTTCAGTCTATTTTAGACTTTGCAAATCGTATTAACGAAGCGGCAATTGAAAAATATAAAAAAGATCTTTACTCGAGACGAGGAAGTGGACAGCTTCCGAACATTGTTGCTGCGTCCACAGAAAATCTTCAATCAAAATTTATTGTCGAAAAAATTCTTGATTTAAGAGAAGAAGGCGTTCCCTTAAAAGATATTGCTGTGCTGTTTCGTTCTTCTTTCTTTTCATTTGATCTGGAACTTGAGCTAGCAAAAGCAAATGTGCCTTTTCAAAAATTTGGCGGAATGAAATTTGTTGAAACCGCACACGTTAAAGATGTAATGGCTTTTTTAAGAATTGTTGTAAATCCAAAGGATGTTATAAGCTGGTATAGAGTTTTACTTTTGCACGAAGGCATTGGACCTAAAACTGCTCAAAGAATATTGGATGAACTGGCAACTGCAAGAATTACAATTAAAGCTGAACCCGACCAGCAGCCTGGATTTAAACATCGCAATCTTGGTAGATTGTTCTATCTCTTATACGAACTTCAGAAAAAGAAACTAGTTCCATCAGAAATGGTGCAAAAAGTTTATGATTACTATTGGGATTTATTCAAAGCAAACTATGATGATTGGAATAAACGAAAAAAAGATTTAGAAATATTTCAGAATATTGTTGAGAATTATACTTCGGTTGATTCCTTACTTTCCGATATGGCTATTGAACCGATTATTGAAAGTGTTGTTGATATTAACGCAACAGACAAAGAAGAAGAATATGTAACTCTTTCCACCATTCATTCTGCAAAAGGTTTGGAGTGGCATTCTGTTTTTATTATTCACACTGTTGAAGGTTACTTCCCTTCTGCAAGATCGATTGAAAGTTTAGAAACCCTAGAAGAAGAAAGAAGATTGATGTACGTTGCCTCTACACGTGCTAAAAATAATTTGTTTGTTACTTATCCAATGAACCTTTACGATCGTGAAGCTGGGATGACACTCTCAAAACCATCACGATTCATTTCAGAAATTACTCCAGATTTAGCAGAAGGCTGGCTGCTGGAAGAGGATTATTAA
- a CDS encoding orotate phosphoribosyltransferase has protein sequence MNNEDVIKIFKSTEALLEGHFLLTSGRHSNQYFQCAKVLQYPDYTSQICSLIANHFKDFEIDTVIAPAMGGMIVGYEIARQLNKRSIFTERENKEMTLRRGFSLSKGEKVLVCEDVVTTGGSVFEVIEIVKKYDAEIVGIGSIVDRSNGKIDFGFDFFPSLRLNAVSYPPEDCAICKEGKLELVKPGSRKVF, from the coding sequence TTGAATAATGAAGATGTTATCAAAATATTTAAAAGTACCGAAGCACTGTTGGAAGGACATTTCTTGCTGACGTCAGGCAGACACAGTAACCAATATTTTCAGTGTGCAAAAGTCTTGCAGTATCCAGATTATACTTCGCAAATTTGTTCCTTGATTGCAAATCATTTTAAGGATTTTGAAATTGATACTGTAATTGCACCTGCTATGGGCGGAATGATTGTTGGATACGAAATAGCGCGTCAATTAAACAAACGATCAATCTTTACCGAAAGAGAAAATAAAGAGATGACACTGCGCCGTGGATTTTCATTATCCAAGGGTGAAAAAGTTTTAGTGTGTGAAGATGTTGTTACAACAGGTGGGTCAGTTTTTGAAGTGATAGAAATAGTTAAAAAATATGATGCTGAAATAGTTGGAATCGGAAGTATTGTTGATCGCAGTAACGGCAAAATTGATTTTGGTTTTGATTTTTTTCCTTCTCTGAGATTAAACGCAGTTTCATATCCTCCTGAAGATTGTGCGATTTGCAAAGAGGGAAAATTAGAATTAGTTAAACCTGGCTCAAGAAAAGTTTTTTAA
- a CDS encoding S8 family serine peptidase, with protein sequence MNRIFEIIFLLVTITIFNSIVIAQTVEQKKWLFDFSNKSTEEWLQKRAEAESLAAIYNMPVLKILSDGTIIELQRFENGLPVYDMTDNLSAAATISTRYVWPNGLGGFSLTGEGQILGLWEAGGTPLFTHQEYYGRVTQMDAGGSTSEHASHVAGTMIATGINPNAKGMAFLGTINSYTSSNDLGEISTASANGLKVSSHSYGSIEGWRDDYFGDGRWAWFGDPTISENEDYSFGLYSSTSSAWDQFLYSAPNILVCKSAGNDRGDGPGPNTEHWVFNGGWVLSTVTRERDGGTEGYDCVNDPRGIAKNTFTIGAVNDVPNGYKSPSDVIMSSFSNWGPLDDGRIKPDVVANGVGLTSATNTSPTSYATLSGTSMSTPNVSGSVALLLQQQLDLYGISNPFRSSTMKALLIHTADETGSALGPDYIFGWGLMNTYKAAQLMMLDYEIGVNNLIKEVNLTQGNFSEFQVQSNGTEPLKVTICWIDPAGTPPPVSLNPPNIMLVNDLDLRVTDPASTEHQPWILDQSNPSAAATNGDNIRDNIEQVYIESPTAGTYTIKINHKGTLSGGSQNFSVIVSGNVVPVPATITLIEPINSAQEIFPGEVLFKWNRASRSMLYQLQISNDSTFATTIFDTLLNGIYTTLYDLPSQSTVYWRVRASNGGGYGDWSSTNYFTTTVALPLTPELLSPEDNAVHQGHNLDFEWSSSQWASSYRIQIATNQLFTNLVVNDSTLTSNSYQANGLAEGKKLYWKVNAKNTSGTSAFSSRRILTTRLFTPHTLTAIADVNNHVVLNWIDSSSIETKYYVLRRQSTGSYFSIDSLGSNQTTYTDTSAQLGESYSYAVYCANSIAQSDTSNETILITVNVENENELIPIEYSLEQNYPNPFNPSTLIKYSVAQDGFVNVSIFNLLGEKVATLVNSNMKAGSYELNFNASHLSSGVYFYSIEAGDFKSVRKMMLMK encoded by the coding sequence ATGAATAGAATATTTGAAATAATTTTTTTATTGGTGACTATTACTATATTCAATTCAATTGTCATTGCTCAGACAGTTGAGCAAAAAAAATGGTTGTTTGATTTTTCTAATAAGTCTACTGAAGAATGGTTACAAAAACGAGCCGAGGCAGAGTCATTGGCTGCCATTTATAATATGCCTGTGCTAAAAATATTAAGTGATGGTACAATTATCGAATTGCAAAGATTCGAAAATGGTTTACCTGTTTATGATATGACAGATAACTTATCTGCCGCTGCTACCATTTCCACAAGATATGTTTGGCCTAATGGATTGGGTGGTTTCTCATTGACTGGGGAAGGACAGATATTAGGATTATGGGAAGCTGGAGGCACACCTCTTTTTACACATCAGGAGTATTACGGAAGAGTAACGCAGATGGATGCTGGGGGCAGCACTTCTGAACACGCATCGCACGTTGCTGGTACAATGATTGCGACTGGTATTAACCCAAATGCTAAAGGAATGGCATTTCTTGGAACAATTAATTCTTATACCTCCAGCAATGATCTTGGTGAAATCTCTACTGCATCTGCAAATGGTTTAAAAGTTTCAAGTCATTCCTATGGAAGTATAGAAGGCTGGCGAGATGATTATTTTGGCGATGGAAGATGGGCTTGGTTCGGAGATCCGACAATAAGCGAAAATGAAGATTATTCTTTTGGTTTGTATTCGTCAACTTCCAGCGCTTGGGATCAGTTTTTATATAGTGCTCCTAATATTCTTGTATGTAAAAGTGCAGGAAATGATAGGGGAGATGGACCAGGTCCAAATACTGAGCATTGGGTTTTTAATGGTGGATGGGTTTTATCGACCGTAACCAGGGAAAGAGATGGTGGCACAGAGGGTTATGATTGTGTTAACGACCCGAGGGGCATAGCAAAAAATACATTTACAATTGGAGCTGTGAATGATGTTCCAAACGGATACAAATCTCCTTCGGATGTAATTATGAGCTCATTCAGTAACTGGGGTCCACTCGATGATGGAAGGATAAAACCTGATGTGGTTGCAAATGGCGTAGGGCTTACTTCAGCTACTAATACGTCTCCAACCTCGTATGCAACTTTAAGTGGAACATCGATGTCAACTCCAAATGTCTCTGGCTCTGTAGCCCTTTTACTGCAACAGCAGTTGGATCTATACGGTATTAGTAACCCATTTCGTTCTTCAACAATGAAGGCTTTGTTAATTCACACTGCCGATGAGACTGGATCAGCGCTAGGTCCTGATTATATTTTTGGCTGGGGACTGATGAACACATATAAAGCTGCTCAGTTAATGATGCTTGATTACGAAATAGGTGTTAATAATCTTATTAAAGAAGTTAATTTAACTCAAGGAAATTTTTCTGAATTTCAGGTTCAATCAAACGGAACTGAACCTTTAAAAGTTACAATATGCTGGATTGATCCGGCTGGAACACCGCCTCCAGTTTCATTAAATCCACCTAACATAATGCTCGTTAACGATCTTGATTTAAGAGTTACCGATCCAGCTTCTACAGAGCATCAACCATGGATTTTAGATCAATCAAACCCATCTGCGGCTGCAACAAATGGAGATAATATCAGGGATAACATTGAGCAAGTTTATATTGAATCACCGACTGCAGGTACTTATACGATTAAGATCAATCATAAGGGAACACTAAGTGGTGGTTCACAAAATTTTTCAGTTATAGTTAGCGGCAATGTTGTTCCTGTTCCTGCAACAATTACTTTAATTGAACCAATTAACTCAGCTCAGGAGATTTTTCCAGGAGAGGTTTTATTTAAATGGAATCGTGCATCAAGAAGTATGTTGTATCAATTGCAAATTTCTAATGATTCAACATTTGCAACAACTATCTTTGATACATTGTTAAATGGTATTTACACCACTCTATATGATTTACCATCACAATCAACTGTATATTGGAGAGTGCGTGCTTCAAATGGCGGTGGTTATGGAGATTGGTCTTCAACTAATTACTTTACCACAACAGTGGCTTTGCCTTTAACGCCAGAATTATTGAGTCCTGAAGATAATGCAGTACATCAGGGACACAACTTAGATTTTGAATGGTCATCTTCTCAGTGGGCATCATCTTATAGAATTCAAATTGCAACTAATCAATTATTCACAAACTTAGTTGTTAATGATTCAACACTTACATCAAATTCTTATCAAGCAAATGGATTGGCGGAAGGAAAGAAATTATACTGGAAGGTGAATGCAAAAAATACATCTGGCACCAGTGCTTTTTCAAGTAGAAGAATTTTAACAACAAGATTATTTACACCACATACATTAACGGCAATTGCGGATGTAAACAATCATGTTGTCTTAAACTGGATTGATAGCTCGTCTATTGAAACTAAGTATTATGTGTTGAGGCGACAATCAACCGGAAGTTATTTTAGTATTGATTCTCTTGGCTCAAATCAAACGACGTACACAGATACTTCAGCACAATTGGGCGAATCATACTCCTATGCAGTTTATTGTGCAAATTCTATTGCACAATCTGATACAAGTAATGAAACTATATTAATCACCGTTAATGTTGAAAATGAAAATGAGTTGATTCCGATTGAGTATTCGTTGGAACAAAACTATCCGAACCCATTCAACCCAAGTACTTTAATAAAGTACTCGGTGGCACAGGATGGATTTGTAAATGTATCAATATTCAATTTACTAGGAGAAAAAGTTGCAACACTTGTTAACAGTAATATGAAAGCTGGAAGTTATGAACTTAACTTTAATGCTTCACATTTATCAAGTGGTGTTTACTTCTACTCAATAGAAGCAGGCGACTTTAAATCTGTTCGTAAGATGATGTTGATGAAATAG